The Cydia splendana chromosome 8, ilCydSple1.2, whole genome shotgun sequence genome contains a region encoding:
- the LOC134793070 gene encoding 3-oxoacyl-[acyl-carrier-protein] reductase FabG-like, whose product MSFTGKVAIVTDAASGIGAATAKALAREGAKVVLVDKDADKLQEVAKECEQHSNKPLIITADVTKDEDVRTIVKNTIDKFGQLDVLVNNVGIARYATFLDKNLMEDFDLLMNTNLRSMVYLTHLAAPYLIKTKGNNIVTKAGVSHFTRCVALDLAPHGVRVNKVAAGGTNTNILENAGIPNGDELWEEFIKQRTVLKKMSEPEEIADRILFLASDKARSITGSTYVCDNGTLLL is encoded by the exons ATGAGTTTCACTGGTAAAGTGGCCATCGTGACTGATGCTGCCTCCGGGATAGGAGCTGCCACAGCCAAAGCACTGGCCAGAGAAGGTGCAAAGGTAGTCCTCGTGGACAAAGACGCAGATAAACTACAAGAAGTCGCCAAGGAATGTGAACAGCATAGCAACAAACCTCTCATCATCACAGCAGATGTCACTAAAGACGAAGATGTCAGAACCATAGTGAAAAACACTATCGACAAATTTGGACAGTTAGACGTACTGGTCAATAATGTGGGGATTGCCAGGTATGCCACTTTCTTAGATAAAAATCTTATGGAAGATTTTGATCTACTTATGAACACGAATTTACGTTCCATGGTCTATTTGACACACCTCGCTGCTCCATATCTGATCAAGACTAAGGGTAATAACATC GTAACAAAAGCTGGTGTAAGTCACTTCACGCGCTGCGTTGCATTGGATCTGGCTCCACATGGGGTGAGAGTGAACAAGGTAGCTGCGGGAGGGACCAACACGAATATATTAGAAAATGCAGGGATACCAAATGGCGATGAATTATGGGAGGAATTTATTAAACAACGCACtgttttgaaaaaaatgtcGGAGCCTGAAGAGATAGCAGATCGAATTCTGTTCCTGGCCAGTGATAAGGCTAGGAGCATTACTGGATCGACGTACGTTTGTGACAACGGGACTCTATTGCTGTAA